AAATTGGAGGAAATAGTCAGGAGTTACGTGGGGTCGCAGTACAGGAGAAATGCTGAGGCGACGGTAGCGAGAAGGCTATCTTCGCTGAAGTCCTTTTTCAGGTATCAGGTAAAGAGGGGACAGTTGGAGCAAAATCCGCTCTCTTTGATCCGGAGCCCAAAGGTTAAGAGACGGGTGCCGCCTTTTTTGACCATAGACGAGGTAGAGCTCCTCATAAACGCAGTTCCCCCGAATGATTTTGTTGCCGGGAGGGACACGGCGATCATCGAACTCCTCTACTCGTCGGGGCTCAGGGTCGGTGAGCTGGCCGGTTTGAACGTCCGTGACTACAATCACGAGACGGGTATTATGCGGGTGAGGGGGAAGGGAAACAAAGAGAGGCTGGTGCCGGTGGGAAGGGCGGCTTCGTCGGCCCTCGGCGTGTATTTCACGGCGCGATCACAAAAGTTCGGTGATACCGCCAACCAGGATTTGCCGCTCTTTGTCAACAGGTTGGGACAACGGCTGACGGTGAGGAGCGTGGACAGGATGTTGAAAAAGAGGGCGAAGATCGCAAAAATTTCGAAAAACGTCAGCCCCCATGTCCTTCGGCACACCTTTGCGACCCACCTGCTGGGGGAGGGGGTGGACCTGAGGTTGATACAGGAGATGCTCGGCCACGCCAGCCTTTCCACGACTCAAAGGTACACCCAGGTAGATATCGTGCGGCTGGCGAAGGTGTACGATGAGGCATTTCCTCGTGCAAGGAGGCAAGATGGGGAGAGTCGGTGAGTTTCGGGGAACGACGGTTGTCGCTGTGAGAAAGGACGGGGTTACCGCCGTGGCGGCAGACGGTCAGGTATCGATCGGCGACACGGTGATAAAGAAAGGTGCCAGGAAGGTTCGAAAAATGTACGACGACAGGGTTATCGTGGGGTTTGCAGGATCTACCGCCGACGCCATGACGCTCTTTGACCGTCTCGAGAAGAAACTTCAGGAGTGCAGGGGAAACCTGATGAGAGCGGCTGTTGAGCTTGCAAAAGACTGGAGGACGGACAAGGTGCTCAGGCCCCTGGAGGCACTGATGATCGCTGCTGATGGCGGGTCACTGTTTTTGATATCTGGCTCAGGGGATGTCATCGAACCCGATGACGGGCTCCTGGCAATAGGGTCCGGCGGGGCATATGCACTCGCGGCGGCAAGGGCCCTGCTTAAGCATTCCCGGCAGGGCGCCAGGGATATCGCCCTGGAATCACTGAAGATAGCGTCTGCGATTTGCGTGTACACCAACGAAGAGATCATCGTGGAGGAGATAACGGAGTGACAAAGAATATACCCGATAGATATCTGACGCCCCGGCAGATCGTGGAGATACTTGACAAATTCATCGTCGGCCAGAAAGAGGCGAAAAAGTCCGTTGCGATAGCATTGAGGAACAGGTGGCGGCGTCAACAGGTCTCATCCGGCTTGAGAGACGAGATCTTTCCGAAGAACATTATCATGATCGGCCCGACGGGGGTCGGGAAGACGGAAATCGCAAGGAGACTCTCCAAGCTCGCTGATGCCCCCTTCATCAAGGTGGAGGCCTCTAAGTTCACCGAGGTGGGGTACGTGGGAAGGGACGTTGAATCCATAATAAGGGATATCGCCGACACTGCCGTCAACATGATAAAGAAGGACGAGTTCGAGAGGGTCAAGGTGAGGGCGAGGGAGATGGCGGAAGAAAGGATCCTCGATCTCCTGCTCCCGGGCAAGAGACCCCGGGTTCACGGCAGGGATGAAGCTTATGAGGCGGGGGAGGAAAATGATACCAAGGAAAAGCTAAGAAGCCTTCTTCACGACGGCAAACTGGACGACAGGCTGGTCGAAGTAGAAGTCAAAGAGTCGCAGGTGCCCGTTATCGACATCGTCGGCGTTGGAGCGGGACAGGAGATGGATGAGGGGATACGCGAGATGCTGGGCAACCTTTTCCCGAAGCGGAGCAAGAGAAAGAAGGTGAAGGTCAAGGAGGCGCTTGAGATACTGACGGCGGAAGAGGCCCAGCGCATGATCGACATGGAAAAGGTGAAGAAAATGGCCGTGGAAAAGGTCGAGCAGTCAGGAATCGTCTTCATCGATGAAATGGACAAGGTGGCCGGGAAGAGCTCCGGGGTGGGGCCGGACGTTTCACGGGAGGGAGTGCAACGAGACCTGCTCCCTATAGTCGAGGGGTCTCATGTGAATACGAAATACGGGATGATCAAAACAGACCACATCCTCTTCATTGCCGCAGGGGCTTTCCACGTGAACAAACCTTCCGACCTCATTCCCGAGATGCAGGGAAGATTCCCGATACGGGTCGAGCTCGACTCGCTCAGCGTGGATGATTTCATCAAGATCCTCAAGGAACCCGAGAATGCCCTGGTGAAGCAATACTGCGAGCTGCTGAAAACGGAATCCGTCGAGCTGCAGTTTACCGATGATGCGATCGAGATGGTTGCAAAAATGGCCTATGAAGTAAATGAAAAGACGGAAAATATCGGTGCACGGCGTCTCCACACGGTTATGGAAAAACTGCTCGAGGAGATCTCATTCGAAGCCCCCGAGATTTCGGGGACAAAGATCGTGATCAATGGAGCCTACGTAGAGGAAAAGCTCAAAGGCCTCGTGAAAGACACGGACCTGAGCAAGTATATACTCTGATCCGGCGGTAGAGACTATGGAAAAGGAAATGAAGAGGGCGGAAATACTGATCGAGGCGCTGCCTTACATCAGGGAGTTCTGGGGAAAGACCATCGTAATCAAGTATGGTGGTGCCGCGATGGCAGAGGAGGAATTGAAAAGCTCGTTTTCCGATGACGTGGTCCTCCTCAGGTACATTGGCTTGCTTCCCGTGATCGTCCACGGGGGAGGACCGCAGATAGCCTCGACCCTGAAGAAGATGGGAAAGGACACCATATTTGTCAGGGGGATGCGGGTAACCGATGACGAGACGATGGATGTCGTCGAAATGGTGCTCGTGGGGAAGGTGAACAAGGAGATCGTGGCCCTCATAAACAGTTCCGGGGGTATCGCGGCAGGGCTATCGGGCAAGGACGGAAATCTGCTCCAGGCAAGAAAGTATGTGATTGAGCCGGAAAAAGGAGATCTCGTCACTCCCGAAATGGTTGACATAGGAAAGGTGGGGATAGTCGAAAGGGTCAACCCCCGGATTCTGTCGGTTCTCATGGAGAAGGGTTTCATACCGGTGATTGCTCCGGTAGGTGTTGGTGAAAAGGGGGAGACGCTCAACATAAACGCGGACTTCGTCGCGGCATCGATAGCGAAGTCCCTGAAGGCGGAAAAGCTCATCCTCTTAACGGATGTGGAGGGCGTGCAGTCGGGGGAGGGGCTTATTTCATCCCTTGATGTGGCCAGCGCTGGTAGGCTCATAAAAGAAGGCGGCGTCTCCGGCGGGATGATCCCCAAGGTTGAATGTGCAATCGACGCCCTGAACGGAGGAGTGGGCAAGGTCCACATTATCGACGGGAGGATAAAACACAGCGTGCTCCTTGAAATATTCACATCCAGGGGAATTGGAACAGAGGTGGTCCCCGTTGCTTGAGGCGGCTGAAGAGTAATCTATGGGCCAAGATATCGAAATAACCGATACCTTCCATACCCCGAACTACAATCGCTTCAAGAAGGTGTTCGTGAAGGGGGAGGGGGTATATTTGTTCGATGATGAGGGAAAGCGGTATCTCGACTTTCTCTCGGGCATAACGGTGACCATTCTCGGGCATGCGGACCCTGCATTGGTCCGGGCCGCAGGGGAGCAGGCGAAGAAGCTGTTCCACGTTTCAAACCTCTTTTATACACCCTCACAGGCAGAGCTTCTCAGAGTCCTGTCGGGTACCTTTCCGTGGAAGGGGAAAGTGTTTTTCTGCAACAGCGGGACGGAGGCCGTNNNNNNNNNNNNNNNNNNNNNNNNNNNNNNNNAGTTCAAGATCATATCCTTCGATGGATCGTTTCATGGAAGAACCTACGGCGCCCTTTCCGCCACGGCCCAGAAAAAGTATCATGCCGGGTTTGAGCCCATGCTGCCAGGCTTCCTCCATGTAGAAGTGGGTGACAGGCAGGCATTTAAAAGGGCGCTGGAGGAGGGTGTTTGCGCGATTATCTTTGAGCCGATTCAGGGTGAGGGCGGAGTCAGGCCCTTTGATGCCGACTATCTGCGTTTTGTCTGTGAGAAGGCAGGCGAGAGAGACGTGCTCGTAATCTGCGATGAGATTCAGACGGGGATAGGCAGAACGGGCAGGTTCTATTCTTTCGAGCATTACGGGGTCGTGCCCCACATCATAACCCTGGCAAAGGGCATTGCGAACGGGCTTCCCCTGGGTGCAATGATTGTCAGGGATGATGTTGCCGCTTCTTTGGCGCCGGGGACCCATGGCTCGACCTTCGGGGGAAACCCCGTTTCATGTGCCGCTGCCGTCGAGGTGATAAAGAGGGTGACCGACCCTTCGTTTCTAAAAAGGGTATCGGCAATGGGCGAGTATCTTCAAAAAGGTCTCCATGATCTTTCCGCGCGGATTCCCGTTATAAGCGAGGTAAGGGGTTTGGGGCTGATGCAGGCGCTGGTTCTCTCCGTGGC
This region of Deltaproteobacteria bacterium genomic DNA includes:
- a CDS encoding tyrosine-type recombinase/integrase, with translation MNPLLEEFVAYLREVKMASPATVKSYRRDIELFFDYMGKHFPGTPPSLATGPSGDKLEEIVRSYVGSQYRRNAEATVARRLSSLKSFFRYQVKRGQLEQNPLSLIRSPKVKRRVPPFLTIDEVELLINAVPPNDFVAGRDTAIIELLYSSGLRVGELAGLNVRDYNHETGIMRVRGKGNKERLVPVGRAASSALGVYFTARSQKFGDTANQDLPLFVNRLGQRLTVRSVDRMLKKRAKIAKISKNVSPHVLRHTFATHLLGEGVDLRLIQEMLGHASLSTTQRYTQVDIVRLAKVYDEAFPRARRQDGESR
- the hslV gene encoding ATP-dependent protease subunit HslV, translating into MGRVGEFRGTTVVAVRKDGVTAVAADGQVSIGDTVIKKGARKVRKMYDDRVIVGFAGSTADAMTLFDRLEKKLQECRGNLMRAAVELAKDWRTDKVLRPLEALMIAADGGSLFLISGSGDVIEPDDGLLAIGSGGAYALAAARALLKHSRQGARDIALESLKIASAICVYTNEEIIVEEITE
- the hslU gene encoding ATP-dependent protease ATPase subunit HslU codes for the protein MTPRQIVEILDKFIVGQKEAKKSVAIALRNRWRRQQVSSGLRDEIFPKNIIMIGPTGVGKTEIARRLSKLADAPFIKVEASKFTEVGYVGRDVESIIRDIADTAVNMIKKDEFERVKVRAREMAEERILDLLLPGKRPRVHGRDEAYEAGEENDTKEKLRSLLHDGKLDDRLVEVEVKESQVPVIDIVGVGAGQEMDEGIREMLGNLFPKRSKRKKVKVKEALEILTAEEAQRMIDMEKVKKMAVEKVEQSGIVFIDEMDKVAGKSSGVGPDVSREGVQRDLLPIVEGSHVNTKYGMIKTDHILFIAAGAFHVNKPSDLIPEMQGRFPIRVELDSLSVDDFIKILKEPENALVKQYCELLKTESVELQFTDDAIEMVAKMAYEVNEKTENIGARRLHTVMEKLLEEISFEAPEISGTKIVINGAYVEEKLKGLVKDTDLSKYIL
- the argB gene encoding acetylglutamate kinase gives rise to the protein MEKEMKRAEILIEALPYIREFWGKTIVIKYGGAAMAEEELKSSFSDDVVLLRYIGLLPVIVHGGGPQIASTLKKMGKDTIFVRGMRVTDDETMDVVEMVLVGKVNKEIVALINSSGGIAAGLSGKDGNLLQARKYVIEPEKGDLVTPEMVDIGKVGIVERVNPRILSVLMEKGFIPVIAPVGVGEKGETLNINADFVAASIAKSLKAEKLILLTDVEGVQSGEGLISSLDVASAGRLIKEGGVSGGMIPKVECAIDALNGGVGKVHIIDGRIKHSVLLEIFTSRGIGTEVVPVA